The Coriobacteriia bacterium genome window below encodes:
- the truA gene encoding tRNA pseudouridine(38-40) synthase TruA: protein MKMDDSSPHALVLTVSYDGSKFAGFARQPGLETVQGRLETALSTVLRREVETVCAGRTDAGVHALGQVVSFDSDGEELPATSLLRSVNALVGHDVVVTEVREAPPGFSARFDAVSREYRYRLVTGPVPPLFLARFSWWVKKDIDLDAMRKGAAHLIGEHDFRSFCVTESAQGKRTFRRIDEIDIVEEEHLGERCVVVRVVGNAFLHSMVRIVVGTLVEVGVGRREPRWVADALKAHSRSAAGPTAPARGLTLWKVEYPVDVWEHPDACAD from the coding sequence ATGAAGATGGATGATTCGTCTCCTCACGCGCTCGTGCTCACCGTGTCCTACGACGGCTCGAAGTTCGCCGGGTTTGCTCGGCAGCCTGGGCTTGAAACCGTGCAGGGACGGCTTGAGACTGCTTTGTCGACGGTCCTTCGCCGTGAGGTGGAGACCGTGTGCGCTGGGCGGACGGATGCAGGCGTGCACGCCTTGGGGCAGGTCGTCAGTTTCGACTCCGACGGCGAAGAGCTCCCGGCGACGTCATTGCTCCGATCAGTCAACGCGCTCGTGGGCCACGACGTCGTTGTGACGGAAGTGCGCGAAGCGCCACCGGGGTTCTCGGCGAGGTTCGATGCAGTCTCGCGGGAGTACCGCTATCGACTTGTCACCGGCCCGGTTCCACCGCTGTTCCTAGCGCGCTTCTCATGGTGGGTGAAGAAGGACATCGATCTGGACGCCATGCGCAAAGGGGCCGCTCACCTCATAGGAGAGCACGACTTCAGGTCGTTCTGCGTCACGGAGTCTGCGCAGGGCAAACGCACGTTTCGGCGAATCGACGAGATCGACATCGTTGAGGAAGAGCACCTGGGCGAGCGATGCGTGGTCGTGAGGGTGGTCGGCAACGCATTTCTGCACTCGATGGTCCGGATAGTTGTTGGGACGCTTGTCGAGGTGGGCGTGGGCAGGCGAGAACCACGGTGGGTGGCCGACGCGCTGAAGGCGCACAGCCGGTCTGCTGCAGGGCCGACGGCACCTGCTCGCGGACTCACGCTGTGGAAGGTCGAGTACCCTGTCGACGTGTGGGAACACCCGGATGCGTGTGCTGATTGA
- a CDS encoding phosphoglucosamine mutase — MARLFGTDGVRGIANSELSPELALKLGEAAGRFLAGSARGRIVVGRDTRLSGDMLEAALVAGICSAGSDALVAGVVPTPAVALLVRELGADGGVVISASHNPPEFNGIKFFDRQGFKLADAVEDEIEAFCVAERDWAHPTGSAVGRVLRVEDAVERYIAHSIATVEGDLVGLVIAVDCGHGASSGITPEALRRLGATVIALNCESDGFDINVGCGSTHLAPLAELVVREGADLGIAHDGDADRMLAIDETGAEVDGDMIMAICAAHLREGGRLSLDAVVSTVMCNLGFEIAMRERGIRVIKTAVGDRYVLEQMRDSGATLGGEQSGHVIFLEHNTTGDGLVTALKLASVLHVTGKPLSELKQVMRRYPQTLVNVRVGDKGGFSANVRIAEAILKAEDALGDTGRVLVRASGTEPLVRVMIEAADEATARELAEDIAQVVRAEIG, encoded by the coding sequence ATGGCCCGACTCTTCGGCACGGACGGCGTCCGCGGAATAGCGAACTCGGAGCTGTCTCCGGAACTCGCGCTCAAACTGGGAGAAGCGGCAGGCCGGTTCTTGGCCGGATCCGCCCGCGGTCGCATCGTGGTCGGCCGAGACACCCGGCTTTCCGGCGACATGCTGGAAGCGGCGCTCGTAGCGGGGATCTGCTCGGCGGGTTCGGATGCGCTTGTCGCCGGCGTTGTTCCCACTCCTGCGGTCGCGTTGCTGGTCCGTGAGCTGGGCGCCGACGGCGGTGTGGTCATCTCCGCATCGCACAATCCGCCCGAGTTCAACGGCATCAAGTTCTTCGACCGCCAGGGTTTCAAGCTCGCCGATGCGGTCGAGGACGAGATCGAGGCCTTCTGTGTCGCTGAGCGTGACTGGGCACATCCGACGGGCTCGGCGGTTGGACGGGTTCTCCGAGTCGAGGACGCGGTTGAACGCTACATCGCTCACAGCATCGCCACGGTTGAGGGCGATCTTGTGGGGCTGGTCATCGCAGTTGATTGCGGGCACGGCGCATCGTCGGGCATCACACCGGAGGCCTTGCGCCGTCTCGGCGCCACGGTGATCGCCCTCAATTGCGAGTCCGACGGATTCGACATCAACGTCGGGTGCGGCTCCACCCATCTGGCCCCGCTGGCGGAGCTTGTTGTGCGTGAGGGAGCCGATCTCGGCATCGCACACGACGGCGACGCCGACAGGATGCTTGCGATCGACGAGACCGGTGCGGAAGTCGACGGCGACATGATCATGGCAATCTGTGCCGCGCATCTGCGCGAGGGCGGCCGCCTGTCGTTGGACGCGGTGGTTTCGACCGTCATGTGCAACCTCGGGTTCGAGATCGCCATGCGGGAACGCGGCATTCGCGTCATCAAGACCGCTGTCGGCGATCGTTACGTCCTTGAGCAGATGAGAGACTCAGGTGCCACGCTGGGCGGTGAGCAATCCGGCCACGTCATCTTCCTTGAGCACAATACGACCGGCGACGGATTGGTCACGGCTCTCAAGCTCGCATCCGTGCTTCACGTGACCGGCAAACCGCTCTCAGAACTCAAGCAGGTCATGCGCCGCTATCCGCAAACACTCGTCAATGTGCGGGTGGGAGACAAGGGCGGCTTCTCGGCTAATGTGAGGATCGCCGAGGCGATTCTGAAGGCAGAAGATGCGCTTGGCGACACGGGCAGGGTTCTTGTGCGGGCGTCGGGGACCGAGCCGCTTGTGAGGGTCATGATCGAGGCTGCGGATGAGGCGACGGCACGTGAACTCGCCGAGGATATCGCTCAAGTCGTGCGCGCCGAGATCGGCTAG
- the rpsD gene encoding 30S ribosomal protein S4 → MARYTGADCRLCRREGIKLFLKGDRCYSEKCGVEKRPYPPGQAGKKRPKDSEYRVQLREKQRAKRMYGLLEKQFRAYYTVASNQKGITGENLLRLLESRLDNVVYRLGFAKSRDEARQIVRHGHIDINSQRVDIPSYRVRAGEVISVTTKAKDLLVIKTALISSEKIEVPGWLEVDIEKLQGKILSLPTREQIDAPVREQLIVELYSK, encoded by the coding sequence ATGGCTCGATACACCGGGGCGGACTGTCGTCTGTGCCGCCGTGAAGGCATCAAATTGTTCCTCAAGGGCGATCGCTGCTACTCCGAGAAGTGCGGAGTAGAGAAGCGCCCGTATCCGCCTGGACAGGCGGGCAAGAAGCGTCCGAAGGACTCGGAATACCGTGTCCAGCTTCGCGAGAAGCAGCGGGCGAAGCGTATGTACGGCCTGCTGGAGAAGCAGTTCCGTGCGTACTACACCGTTGCGTCAAACCAGAAGGGCATCACCGGCGAGAACCTGTTGCGCTTGCTTGAGAGCCGTCTGGACAACGTCGTCTACCGCCTTGGCTTCGCCAAGTCGCGTGACGAGGCACGTCAGATCGTGCGTCATGGTCACATCGATATCAACAGCCAGCGTGTTGACATTCCTTCATACCGCGTTCGTGCGGGCGAAGTGATATCGGTCACCACGAAAGCGAAGGATCTTCTCGTGATCAAGACGGCACTCATTTCGTCGGAGAAGATCGAGGTTCCGGGCTGGCTCGAGGTTGACATCGAGAAGCTGCAGGGAAAGATCCTGTCGCTGCCGACGCGTGAGCAGATTGATGCGCCGGTTCGCGAGCAGCTGATCGTCGAGCTGTACTCGAAGTAA
- the infA gene encoding translation initiation factor IF-1: MTKRDDAIELEGTVLEPLPNAMFRVELENGHKVLAHISGKMRMHYIRILPGDKVVVELSPYDLTRGRITYRYK, translated from the coding sequence GTGACAAAGCGTGACGATGCCATTGAGCTCGAAGGTACGGTGCTTGAACCCCTACCCAACGCAATGTTCCGCGTTGAGCTCGAGAATGGACACAAGGTCCTTGCGCACATCTCTGGCAAGATGCGTATGCACTACATCCGTATCTTGCCGGGTGACAAAGTGGTTGTTGAGCTTTCACCGTATGACTTGACCCGCGGTCGCATCACATACCGCTACAAGTAA
- the map gene encoding type I methionyl aminopeptidase, giving the protein MIIRKSAAEIELMRQAGRLSARALRMVGEAVRVGVTTAELDELAEEIIRAGGGAPAFKGYHGFPATLCTSVNAQVVHGIPSKKVVLREGDILSVDVGAIIDGYYGDNARTFPVGAIAPRTQRLLEATEASLGAGIDACRAGNHLFDIGAAVQAVAEGAGFSVVREYVGHGIGRSMHEDPNVPNYGRPGKGPLLEVGMVLAIEPMINAGGAAVESLPDGWTVVTRDNSPSAHFEHTVAVTTAGPLVLTLDE; this is encoded by the coding sequence GTGATCATCCGCAAGTCGGCAGCCGAGATAGAATTGATGCGCCAGGCAGGGCGTCTCAGTGCGAGGGCGCTTCGCATGGTTGGGGAAGCGGTCAGGGTCGGAGTCACCACGGCCGAACTTGACGAGCTTGCCGAGGAGATCATCCGCGCGGGTGGCGGAGCCCCGGCGTTCAAAGGCTATCATGGTTTCCCGGCGACGCTGTGCACTTCCGTGAACGCGCAGGTGGTTCATGGAATCCCATCGAAGAAGGTCGTTCTGCGCGAGGGAGACATTCTCTCCGTAGACGTCGGGGCGATCATCGATGGCTACTATGGCGACAATGCTCGGACGTTTCCGGTTGGGGCTATCGCGCCGAGAACACAGCGTCTCCTCGAAGCGACAGAAGCTTCGCTGGGGGCGGGTATCGATGCATGCCGTGCCGGCAATCATCTTTTCGACATCGGCGCAGCAGTGCAGGCCGTTGCGGAGGGTGCAGGCTTCTCGGTGGTTCGTGAGTACGTCGGTCACGGAATCGGCCGCAGTATGCATGAGGATCCGAACGTGCCGAACTACGGGCGCCCGGGCAAGGGACCGCTGCTTGAAGTCGGCATGGTGCTCGCGATTGAGCCGATGATCAACGCCGGCGGTGCCGCGGTAGAGTCACTTCCGGACGGGTGGACTGTTGTCACTAGGGACAACTCGCCCTCGGCGCACTTCGAGCACACCGTGGCCGTCACAACAGCCGGGCCACTCGTTCTGACGCTTGATGAATAG
- a CDS encoding DNA-directed RNA polymerase subunit alpha: MTEFMRPQVKVDRIDERVARYVVEPLERGFGYTLGNCMRRVLLSSLQGAAATSIRIEGQQHEFASIDGVREDVTDIVLNVKGLVFRETGIGAGDAVATLSVTGSAVVTGADLRVPSEFELMNPEHVIATLNKGAQFEMSIRIGVGRGYVSADRNKRPEDPIGVITVDSLFSPVSRCTYVVENTRVGQRTDYDKLTLEVETNGSIDPGDAVARSGRIIEEHMLLFVDQASTELEGEGIFAAAADEGESVLDTPIEELDLSVRSYNCLKRQGVNTVGQLTECSENDLLNIRNFGAKSIEEVKDKLQQVGLGLKP; encoded by the coding sequence ATGACAGAGTTCATGAGGCCCCAGGTCAAAGTAGACCGAATCGACGAGCGGGTAGCTCGCTACGTCGTGGAGCCGCTCGAGCGTGGTTTTGGATACACGCTGGGCAACTGCATGCGTCGCGTGTTGCTGTCGTCGCTTCAGGGCGCAGCTGCAACCTCAATTCGCATTGAGGGTCAGCAGCATGAGTTTGCCTCGATCGACGGAGTCCGAGAGGACGTTACCGACATCGTGCTGAACGTGAAGGGTCTCGTGTTCCGTGAGACCGGCATCGGCGCCGGCGACGCAGTCGCCACGCTGTCTGTCACGGGTTCTGCGGTTGTCACGGGTGCGGATCTTCGGGTTCCTTCCGAGTTCGAGCTGATGAACCCGGAGCATGTGATTGCAACCCTGAATAAGGGCGCGCAGTTTGAGATGAGCATCCGGATAGGCGTGGGTCGTGGGTACGTCTCGGCCGACCGCAACAAGCGTCCGGAAGATCCGATCGGCGTGATAACGGTTGACTCGCTGTTTAGCCCGGTTTCGCGCTGCACCTACGTTGTGGAGAACACACGTGTCGGACAGCGTACGGACTATGACAAGCTGACGCTTGAGGTCGAGACGAATGGTTCGATCGATCCGGGCGACGCTGTCGCGCGGTCCGGCCGGATCATCGAGGAGCACATGTTGCTCTTCGTCGACCAGGCCTCGACCGAGTTGGAGGGCGAAGGCATTTTTGCTGCAGCTGCCGACGAGGGTGAGAGCGTTTTGGACACTCCTATTGAGGAACTTGACCTTTCGGTTCGCTCATACAACTGTCTCAAGAGGCAGGGCGTGAACACCGTTGGTCAGCTTACCGAATGTTCCGAGAATGATCTGCTCAACATCAGGAACTTCGGCGCGAAGTCGATTGAAGAAGTCAAGGACAAACTGCAGCAGGTCGGTCTGGGCCTGAAGCCGTAG
- the rpsK gene encoding 30S ribosomal protein S11 yields the protein MVAKKKAVRTRLKRSERKNIAVGQAHIKSTFNNTIVTITDPTGNVISWQSAGTVGFKGSRKSTPFAAQMAAEAAAKMAQEHGLRKVAVFVKGPGSGRETAIRSLQATGLEISSIQDCTPVPHNGCRPRKRRRV from the coding sequence ATGGTAGCGAAGAAAAAGGCCGTCAGGACGAGGCTCAAGCGCTCTGAGCGCAAGAACATCGCTGTTGGCCAGGCACACATCAAGAGCACGTTTAACAACACCATCGTCACAATCACGGATCCGACGGGCAACGTCATTTCATGGCAGTCCGCAGGCACCGTGGGATTCAAGGGTTCGCGTAAGTCGACGCCGTTCGCAGCGCAGATGGCTGCCGAAGCGGCTGCGAAGATGGCGCAGGAGCATGGTCTCCGCAAAGTTGCCGTCTTCGTCAAGGGCCCGGGTTCGGGTCGGGAGACAGCGATCCGTTCGCTTCAGGCCACCGGTCTGGAGATTTCCAGCATTCAGGATTGCACGCCGGTCCCGCACAACGGTTGCCGTCCGCGCAAGCGTCGTCGCGTGTAA
- the rplM gene encoding 50S ribosomal protein L13, whose protein sequence is MKTYHAKTGEVEREWLVVDATDVVLGRLASQIAQILKGKTKPQYTPHVDTGDFVIVVNAEKIRLTGNKAETKIYYSHSGFIGGLKEVSYERMLAKHPERIIEKAVKGMLPKNTLGRAMNRKLKVYAGPNHPHAAQKPREITLEG, encoded by the coding sequence GTGAAGACCTACCACGCCAAGACAGGCGAAGTTGAGCGCGAGTGGCTTGTTGTTGACGCCACCGACGTCGTGCTCGGCCGTCTGGCCAGCCAGATCGCCCAGATCTTGAAAGGCAAGACGAAGCCGCAGTACACCCCGCACGTGGATACCGGTGACTTCGTCATCGTTGTCAACGCCGAGAAGATCCGTCTGACCGGCAATAAGGCTGAAACCAAGATCTACTACAGCCACAGTGGTTTCATCGGAGGACTCAAAGAGGTCTCCTACGAGCGCATGCTGGCCAAGCACCCCGAGCGCATCATCGAGAAGGCCGTCAAAGGCATGCTCCCGAAGAACACCCTCGGCCGGGCGATGAACCGTAAGCTCAAGGTCTATGCCGGTCCGAACCACCCTCACGCAGCTCAGAAGCCGCGCGAGATCACTCTGGAGGGCTAG
- a CDS encoding energy-coupling factor transporter ATPase, with protein MIRFENIAYSYDAQGGAPALRGVSLEVHPGDMVAVLGSNGSGKSTLARMANGLFLPDSGTVTVDGIDTRDTQRVRELRERVGMVFQRPDDQIVATSVEDEVAFGPENLGLAREHLRSRVDEALAAVGLTGLERREPHLLSGGQKQRLAIAGALAMRPAYLIVDEPTSMLDPQGRTEVLGIFAQLRKEGHGFLHVTHNLADVFDADRVVVLLKGSVRFAGTMREVLAEPGLLAECGLEMPPFLRFAEELRRLGVPVPRDVADAEKLVMSLWP; from the coding sequence TTGATTCGCTTCGAGAACATAGCGTACTCATACGATGCTCAAGGCGGAGCACCGGCGCTCCGGGGCGTCAGTCTCGAGGTCCATCCCGGCGACATGGTTGCCGTCTTGGGATCGAACGGAAGCGGTAAGTCGACTTTAGCGCGCATGGCGAACGGACTGTTCCTGCCGGATTCCGGAACGGTTACCGTCGACGGGATCGATACACGCGACACTCAGCGGGTTCGTGAGTTGCGCGAACGTGTGGGCATGGTGTTCCAGCGTCCGGACGACCAGATAGTCGCGACGAGCGTCGAAGACGAGGTCGCCTTCGGACCCGAGAACCTCGGCCTAGCGCGGGAGCACCTACGGAGTCGCGTTGATGAGGCGTTGGCGGCTGTCGGCCTGACAGGATTGGAGCGCCGGGAGCCGCATCTTTTGTCGGGCGGGCAGAAACAGCGGCTCGCTATTGCGGGTGCTTTGGCGATGCGGCCGGCGTACCTTATTGTGGATGAGCCGACTTCAATGCTCGATCCTCAGGGGCGAACAGAGGTTCTCGGCATCTTTGCGCAGCTTCGCAAGGAGGGGCACGGTTTTCTGCACGTCACTCACAACCTCGCGGACGTGTTTGATGCGGACAGGGTTGTCGTGCTGCTCAAGGGGAGTGTGCGCTTCGCAGGAACCATGCGAGAAGTCCTGGCTGAGCCTGGGCTGCTCGCGGAATGCGGGCTCGAGATGCCCCCCTTCCTTCGGTTCGCCGAGGAACTTCGCAGACTGGGTGTCCCGGTGCCGCGGGACGTTGCAGACGCCGAGAAGCTGGTGATGTCGCTGTGGCCCTGA
- the rpmJ gene encoding 50S ribosomal protein L36 → MKVRPSVKRMCDKCKVIRRHGRVLVICENPRHKQRQG, encoded by the coding sequence ATGAAGGTACGTCCTTCAGTCAAAAGAATGTGCGACAAGTGCAAGGTCATCCGGCGCCATGGGCGTGTTCTCGTGATCTGTGAGAACCCGCGCCACAAGCAGCGTCAGGGCTAG
- the rpsI gene encoding 30S ribosomal protein S9 — protein sequence MAEIKAVYYGTGRRKTSVARVRLIPGTGVMTINKKPAVEYFGRAALVNFAETPFKATETVGRFDVIAKLEGGGVSGQAGALRHGIARALLEAGDDYRADLKKAGYLRRDPRMVERKKYGLKKARKKPQFSKR from the coding sequence ATGGCTGAAATCAAGGCAGTCTACTACGGCACCGGCCGCCGCAAGACCTCCGTGGCCCGTGTGCGTCTGATACCCGGCACGGGTGTCATGACTATCAACAAGAAGCCCGCGGTCGAGTACTTCGGCCGGGCGGCGCTCGTCAACTTCGCCGAGACTCCGTTCAAGGCGACCGAAACCGTCGGCCGCTTCGACGTCATCGCGAAGCTCGAGGGCGGCGGAGTCTCCGGCCAAGCCGGTGCGCTTCGTCACGGCATCGCACGTGCGCTCTTGGAGGCTGGCGACGATTATCGCGCCGACCTCAAGAAGGCGGGTTACCTGCGCCGCGACCCGCGTATGGTCGAGCGCAAGAAGTACGGTCTGAAGAAGGCCCGCAAGAAGCCGCAGTTCTCCAAGCGCTAG
- a CDS encoding adenylate kinase, with protein sequence MNIVLLGAPGAGKGTQAASLIEAYGIPHISTGDILRAAVKNQTPLGLEAKRFMDAGELVPDSVVIGLVKSRLGERDTDKGFILDGFPRTTNQAEALDLELQTLGKEIDSAIAITVDPEVIVCRLTSRRVCRVCGAITGDAEGPECAKCGGELYQRDDDNEKTVRNRLDVYERSTAPLIEYYRSKGVLHEIDGDRPVEVVFADVKSVLGA encoded by the coding sequence ATGAACATCGTTTTGTTGGGGGCGCCCGGTGCCGGCAAAGGAACACAGGCCGCCAGCCTGATCGAGGCGTACGGGATTCCGCACATCTCTACGGGCGACATTCTTCGAGCGGCTGTCAAGAACCAGACGCCTCTCGGACTCGAGGCCAAGCGCTTCATGGATGCGGGTGAGCTTGTCCCGGACTCGGTCGTGATCGGCCTCGTGAAGTCGCGCCTTGGCGAGCGGGACACCGACAAGGGCTTCATTCTGGACGGGTTTCCCCGCACCACTAATCAGGCGGAGGCACTGGATCTCGAACTCCAGACGCTTGGCAAGGAGATTGACTCGGCGATTGCGATTACCGTAGATCCTGAGGTCATCGTGTGCCGCCTAACTTCACGGCGCGTATGCCGCGTTTGCGGCGCGATCACCGGGGATGCCGAGGGTCCTGAGTGCGCCAAATGCGGTGGCGAGCTCTACCAGCGCGACGACGACAATGAGAAGACCGTCAGGAATCGCTTGGATGTCTACGAACGCTCCACGGCTCCCCTCATCGAGTACTACCGCTCCAAGGGCGTGCTGCATGAGATCGATGGTGATCGTCCGGTAGAGGTCGTATTCGCCGACGTCAAATCAGTGTTGGGAGCCTGA
- a CDS encoding ATP-binding cassette domain-containing protein, translated as MALSMQTVGYTYSSGTTFSQQALTGVSLEVAPGDLVLVIGSTGSGKSTLLRLAAGLVQPSAGEIRIDGAPLDSSSARGVVGLVFQDPESQLFADTVCDDVMFGPRNLGLSAAEARTVAESALLAVGLDAAQYGERSPFALSGGESRRVAIAGVLAMDPRYLLLDEPTAGLDAGGRHAIRSLVHEIRHRAGVVIVSHSAEEFLEDATAVLVLAAGAPVFVGAPEALVSDPGVLARAGLDAPEVLRAQWLARDRGIDLKAPFAVDPLQAARNMAEAGGWA; from the coding sequence GTGGCCCTGAGCATGCAGACAGTGGGATACACATACTCCAGCGGGACCACGTTCTCGCAGCAGGCGTTGACTGGAGTTTCGCTAGAGGTCGCACCGGGCGATCTGGTGCTCGTGATCGGTTCGACGGGATCCGGCAAGTCGACACTCTTGCGCTTGGCGGCCGGGTTGGTACAACCCTCGGCAGGCGAAATCCGGATCGATGGAGCGCCTCTCGACTCATCAAGCGCCCGCGGGGTGGTTGGCCTTGTGTTTCAGGATCCTGAATCTCAACTCTTTGCCGACACGGTATGCGATGACGTGATGTTCGGTCCGCGCAATCTCGGTCTTTCGGCTGCCGAGGCGCGCACCGTGGCAGAAAGCGCGCTGCTGGCAGTCGGGCTGGATGCCGCGCAGTATGGCGAGCGGTCGCCGTTTGCGCTGTCGGGAGGGGAGTCGCGGCGCGTGGCGATTGCAGGCGTGCTGGCGATGGATCCCCGGTATCTGCTGCTCGATGAGCCCACGGCCGGACTCGATGCCGGTGGCCGGCACGCCATCCGTTCGCTCGTACACGAGATTCGACACCGCGCCGGGGTTGTCATAGTGAGCCATTCCGCCGAGGAGTTCTTGGAGGATGCGACTGCGGTGCTCGTGCTGGCGGCTGGCGCCCCCGTGTTCGTGGGTGCGCCCGAGGCTCTGGTTTCCGATCCCGGAGTGTTGGCGCGTGCCGGTCTGGATGCCCCCGAGGTGCTCCGGGCGCAGTGGCTGGCGCGTGACCGTGGTATCGACCTGAAAGCGCCGTTTGCTGTCGATCCTCTGCAAGCTGCTAGAAATATGGCCGAGGCCGGGGGGTGGGCATAG
- the rpsM gene encoding 30S ribosomal protein S13: MARIQGVDLPREKRVEIGLTYIYGIGLTTSQQIIRETGINPSTRVRDLTEEEVAVLREYIDRNLKVEGDLRREVSQNIKRLMEIGCYRGLRHRKGLPVRGQRTHTNARTRKGPRRQIGAKKKGK, translated from the coding sequence TTGGCCCGAATTCAAGGTGTCGACCTCCCGCGCGAAAAGCGCGTTGAGATCGGCCTGACCTACATCTACGGGATTGGTCTGACGACCAGTCAGCAGATCATCCGCGAGACAGGCATCAACCCCTCGACTCGCGTTCGTGATCTCACCGAAGAAGAGGTCGCTGTTCTGCGCGAGTACATCGACCGGAACCTCAAGGTCGAAGGAGACCTCCGCCGTGAGGTCTCGCAGAACATCAAGCGCCTCATGGAGATTGGCTGCTATCGTGGCCTTCGTCACCGCAAGGGCCTTCCGGTCCGCGGTCAGCGCACGCATACGAACGCGCGCACTCGCAAGGGTCCGCGTCGCCAAATTGGTGCGAAGAAGAAGGGCAAATAG
- a CDS encoding energy-coupling factor transporter transmembrane protein EcfT codes for MSVPMPFGQFVPGDSPVHRLDPRVKLVLAAAFTVLVFAVHGWIRLAVPALLAVIALVFSGVPPRLALRGLKPVALLLLFTVAVNALRLHSSSALVSVGPLGVDASGLSTGLFFSARIVLIVVSTSLVTLTTSPVALTDALARLMSGLRVFRFPVDDVAMMFSIALRFIPTTAEEAEKITLAQTARGARFNEGGPVRRAKAWVPVLIPLFVNLFRRADDLALAMESRCYTGEGRTRLHQPHMRTVDWIILASGVAVLMAAVVL; via the coding sequence GTGTCGGTCCCGATGCCGTTCGGTCAGTTCGTCCCGGGTGACTCGCCCGTGCACCGCCTCGATCCACGCGTGAAGCTTGTGCTGGCCGCCGCGTTCACCGTACTTGTATTCGCGGTCCACGGTTGGATACGGTTGGCGGTGCCGGCGTTGCTTGCGGTCATCGCGCTTGTCTTCTCCGGCGTTCCGCCGCGACTGGCACTTCGCGGGCTCAAGCCTGTCGCCTTGCTGTTGTTGTTCACCGTGGCCGTAAACGCGCTGCGGCTTCATTCTTCATCGGCGCTGGTGTCCGTCGGTCCACTGGGTGTAGACGCATCCGGCCTTTCGACGGGACTCTTCTTCTCGGCGCGTATCGTACTCATCGTGGTGAGCACGTCGCTCGTCACGCTTACGACATCGCCGGTGGCCCTCACTGACGCTCTGGCACGGCTCATGAGCGGCCTACGCGTGTTTCGCTTTCCGGTGGACGACGTGGCGATGATGTTCTCGATCGCATTGCGTTTCATCCCGACCACTGCCGAGGAAGCCGAGAAGATCACTCTTGCTCAGACAGCTCGCGGCGCCCGCTTCAATGAAGGCGGACCGGTTCGGCGCGCAAAAGCGTGGGTGCCGGTTCTCATACCGCTGTTCGTGAACCTCTTTCGCCGAGCGGACGATCTCGCGCTTGCGATGGAATCGCGCTGCTACACCGGCGAGGGCCGTACGCGCTTGCACCAGCCGCATATGCGCACGGTGGACTGGATCATCCTGGCGTCAGGGGTAGCGGTACTTATGGCTGCGGTCGTACTCTAG
- the rplQ gene encoding 50S ribosomal protein L17: MRHQVKGRQLGSDASHTKSILRGVAIGLLTSERIKTTEARAKEVRPLVDKIIGWAKKGDVHSRRLAIAALGNNKEVVAKVFNDRERFEGRPGGYTRILKLGPRKGDAAPMVIMELVD, translated from the coding sequence ATGAGACACCAAGTTAAAGGCCGCCAGCTCGGCAGCGATGCATCCCATACGAAGTCTATCCTCAGAGGGGTTGCGATCGGGCTGCTCACGAGCGAGCGAATCAAGACCACGGAAGCCCGTGCAAAAGAAGTCCGTCCACTTGTGGACAAGATCATCGGCTGGGCCAAGAAGGGCGACGTGCACTCGCGTCGTCTGGCCATCGCCGCACTTGGCAACAACAAGGAAGTGGTTGCCAAGGTGTTTAACGATCGCGAGCGGTTCGAGGGTCGTCCGGGTGGTTACACCCGTATCCTGAAGCTCGGTCCCCGCAAGGGCGATGCGGCTCCCATGGTCATCATGGAGCTGGTTGACTAG